A stretch of Synergistaceae bacterium DNA encodes these proteins:
- a CDS encoding response regulator transcription factor, translating into MRKNSVILADKSRLFTDAIRSILKEEREFDIVSDVSCGIEAIRMAQLLRPDILVIGQILPDITMFRVVREVYRELKNTKFMFIVHDENSELLRFLSEIQTLGVIRYNSDIKEFVTAIRLIAKGERYISKEVIEDLRLTPKEMPEEDLLADITPREREVLYWLAHGQNNKEIASTMILSEKTIKNHITHLLKKLDASNRTRAAAIAWSEGLPLIPEEFFFHSGGR; encoded by the coding sequence ATGAGAAAAAACAGTGTAATTCTTGCCGATAAGAGCCGTCTTTTTACAGATGCTATTAGAAGTATTTTGAAAGAAGAGCGCGAGTTTGACATCGTCTCAGATGTTTCATGCGGTATAGAGGCAATACGCATGGCACAGTTACTTAGACCGGATATCTTGGTAATAGGACAAATTTTGCCTGATATTACTATGTTTCGAGTCGTTCGCGAAGTTTATCGTGAGTTAAAGAATACAAAATTTATGTTTATTGTTCATGATGAAAATTCCGAATTGCTTAGATTTCTAAGTGAGATACAAACACTTGGAGTTATCAGATATAACTCTGATATAAAGGAATTTGTTACAGCTATACGCTTGATAGCAAAAGGAGAGCGCTATATAAGTAAAGAAGTAATTGAAGATTTGCGCTTAACTCCAAAAGAAATGCCCGAAGAAGATTTGCTTGCTGATATAACTCCCCGTGAGCGTGAAGTATTGTACTGGTTGGCACATGGGCAGAACAATAAAGAAATAGCTTCTACAATGATATTGTCAGAAAAAACAATCAAAAATCATATAACTCATTTGTTGAAGAAATTAGATGCCTCTAATCGCACTAGAGCGGCTGCAATTGCTTGGTCGGAGGGTCTGCCTTTGATTCCGGAGGAGTTTTTCTTTCACTCAGGAGGAAGATAG
- a CDS encoding TolC family outer membrane protein, whose amino-acid sequence MKSSTNKKMKNLKHLLFCAILFLASTNSLSYADEVSINDTLLKAISTNPEIQAKWHSFLAAEKEVVAAKGGFLPRLDLTAGIGRENLDGKGYEGRDYLYYTRDGVSLSLTQMIFDGGYTSSKVKRFNQAQQMRYFDLVSSMEQIALSAIRSHEDIQRYRTLVEMAKRNVERHQEIRGKVEKRAQAGADSQVNLQTAQGRLALALVNLMTEESNLHDSDTQYVRIVGESPANSLEKTVININLPEDIDSAMEQIYVDNPQISSYESRIKSMNYAVNEQKSKMSPRLDLRGSTNFDNKVDGVEGRKDKALVELLFRYNLYNGGSDKASIESFEELVKESQELKSKAEREVKQIALVSYNDIKTLSKQLESLDQHRRFADQTRIVYEKQFEAGRRTLLDLLDSENEYFQANRAYANAQANLLIAKARYLVASGRLLRYFDVFGDKLPSAQEIREEIAKDKKDKEI is encoded by the coding sequence GTGAAATCTTCAACCAATAAAAAAATGAAAAATCTTAAGCATCTATTATTCTGCGCAATTCTCTTTTTAGCGTCAACAAACTCGCTATCATATGCAGACGAAGTATCAATAAATGATACTTTGTTAAAAGCCATCTCTACTAACCCAGAAATTCAGGCTAAGTGGCACTCTTTCTTGGCTGCAGAAAAAGAAGTTGTTGCAGCAAAAGGCGGGTTTCTTCCTAGATTGGATTTAACTGCCGGTATTGGACGGGAAAACTTGGATGGCAAGGGATATGAAGGACGAGATTATCTATATTATACAAGAGACGGTGTTTCACTTTCTCTTACGCAAATGATTTTTGATGGAGGCTACACATCCAGTAAAGTTAAGAGATTCAATCAAGCACAACAAATGCGCTACTTTGATCTTGTCTCTTCCATGGAGCAAATAGCACTTTCCGCGATTAGAAGTCACGAAGACATTCAAAGATATAGAACTCTTGTAGAAATGGCAAAAAGAAACGTAGAAAGACACCAAGAAATAAGAGGTAAAGTCGAAAAAAGAGCACAAGCCGGTGCAGACAGCCAAGTTAACTTGCAAACTGCTCAGGGGAGGCTTGCATTGGCTCTTGTAAACTTAATGACGGAAGAATCTAATCTACATGACAGTGACACTCAATATGTAAGAATTGTTGGAGAATCTCCGGCTAACAGTTTAGAAAAAACAGTTATAAATATCAATTTACCAGAAGACATTGACAGTGCCATGGAACAGATTTACGTTGATAATCCACAGATTTCATCATATGAAAGCAGAATTAAATCAATGAACTACGCTGTAAATGAGCAGAAATCAAAAATGTCTCCAAGGCTTGACCTCAGAGGAAGCACAAATTTTGACAACAAAGTTGATGGAGTTGAGGGGCGCAAAGATAAAGCATTAGTAGAACTCCTCTTTAGATATAACTTGTATAACGGAGGCTCAGACAAGGCCAGCATAGAAAGTTTCGAAGAACTCGTTAAAGAATCTCAAGAGTTAAAAAGCAAGGCAGAGCGTGAAGTAAAACAGATTGCACTTGTTTCTTATAATGATATTAAAACTCTATCAAAACAGCTTGAGAGCCTTGACCAGCACAGACGATTCGCGGACCAAACCAGAATCGTTTATGAAAAACAGTTTGAAGCGGGCAGAAGAACTCTCTTAGACCTTCTTGACTCTGAAAACGAATATTTCCAAGCAAACAGAGCTTACGCAAATGCACAAGCCAATCTCCTTATAGCAAAAGCGCGCTATCTCGTCGCTTCTGGACGTTTACTTAGATATTTCGATGTTTTTGGAGATAAACTCCCTTCTGCACAGGAAATCAGAGAAGAAATAGCGAAAGACAAGAAGGATAAGGAGATATAA
- a CDS encoding 4Fe-4S binding protein, with amino-acid sequence MTRRIIEIDEEKCNGCGICVTACHEGAIGMVDGKAKLLRDDYCDGLGDCLPTCPTGAITFVEREALPFDEEAVKQNMQNKQTGSAPFVCPGTQARSLARTDVCEPTETDVIGGSQLGQWPVQIKLVPVNAPYFDNANLLIAADCTAYAYANFHNKFIKKHITLIGCPKLDSGDYSEKLTEIIKHNNIKSVTVVRMEVPCCGGIEQAIKTALLNSGKLIPWQIVVISTDGKILD; translated from the coding sequence ATAACAAGAAGAATTATTGAAATAGACGAAGAAAAATGTAACGGATGTGGCATCTGTGTCACCGCTTGTCACGAAGGAGCCATAGGCATGGTTGATGGCAAAGCAAAACTTCTCCGAGATGATTATTGCGATGGACTGGGAGATTGTTTGCCCACTTGTCCTACAGGAGCCATTACATTTGTGGAGCGTGAAGCACTACCCTTCGATGAAGAAGCTGTTAAACAAAATATGCAAAATAAACAAACAGGATCAGCTCCTTTTGTATGTCCGGGAACGCAAGCCAGATCTTTGGCACGTACAGATGTCTGTGAGCCAACAGAAACAGACGTTATCGGTGGAAGCCAGTTAGGCCAGTGGCCCGTACAAATCAAGTTGGTTCCTGTAAATGCTCCCTATTTTGATAATGCCAACCTTCTTATTGCTGCAGACTGTACAGCATATGCCTACGCAAATTTTCACAACAAATTTATAAAAAAACATATTACACTTATCGGCTGTCCTAAGCTTGATAGTGGAGATTATAGCGAAAAACTGACTGAAATTATAAAACACAACAACATAAAAAGCGTCACTGTCGTAAGGATGGAAGTTCCTTGCTGTGGCGGAATAGAACAAGCGATTAAGACTGCACTGCTCAACAGCGGAAAGCTCATTCCTTGGCAAATTGTAGTTATTTCAACTGATGGAAAAATTTTAGATTAA
- a CDS encoding tRNA 2-thiocytidine(32) synthetase TtcA, with amino-acid sequence MIRSNDNVMIGLSGGKDSLVLTLALAVLKKKSPIKFNLTACLIDHSDGALNTEKIKDFMNELEVPLHIILHPTFKIIKDREERSPCSLCANLRRGILASTANEIGSNVIALGHNKDDVIETVLLNLFYTGQFKCFHPNLYMSRTDVRAIRPLIYVEENNISCEANRLNLPVTNITCGYSETSKRKSAKKILSLLEDFAPDIKSNVMHALKNVKNCDTWMHTVLNNTSAESDLK; translated from the coding sequence ATGATACGTTCGAATGATAACGTAATGATCGGGCTATCAGGAGGGAAAGACAGCCTGGTTTTAACTCTTGCACTCGCTGTTTTAAAAAAGAAAAGCCCTATTAAATTTAATCTTACTGCTTGTCTGATTGATCATTCTGACGGTGCTCTGAATACAGAAAAAATTAAGGACTTCATGAATGAACTGGAGGTTCCGCTCCATATAATTTTGCATCCTACATTCAAAATTATTAAAGACAGAGAAGAACGCTCCCCATGCTCACTCTGTGCAAATCTTAGACGTGGCATCTTAGCCAGTACAGCCAATGAAATCGGGAGCAACGTCATCGCTCTGGGGCATAACAAAGACGACGTCATAGAAACAGTATTGTTAAACTTATTTTATACTGGGCAATTTAAATGCTTTCACCCAAATTTATATATGAGCAGAACTGATGTACGAGCCATACGCCCCCTTATTTATGTAGAAGAAAACAACATAAGCTGTGAAGCAAACCGCCTTAATCTTCCTGTAACGAATATTACTTGTGGTTACAGCGAAACATCAAAACGTAAGTCTGCGAAAAAAATACTATCCTTATTGGAGGACTTTGCTCCTGACATAAAAAGCAACGTAATGCATGCTCTAAAAAACGTTAAAAATTGCGACACATGGATGCATACAGTCTTAAATAATACATCTGCCGAAAGCGACTTAAAATAA
- a CDS encoding MATE family efflux transporter translates to MTSHPIPSLIINLAISTILSMIVVAAYNTADTYFVSKLGTSATGAVGVVFSVMALLQAIGFTFGTGSASIISRKLGAHDIKTAERTASTAFFLALIFGIIITIFGILFLDEFMLRVGATKTILPYAKDYAKYILLGAPIICTSFVMNNILRAEGKATLAMLGLTAGAIINIALDPIFIFTFNLGVSGAAIATLISQLISFLLLISFFINRKSSMKIKLKYLSKKPREYLDILLLGSPSLFRQGLASLSAIALNVAAAVYGDAAIAAMSIVSRVFMFALSIIVGLGHGFMPVVGFNYGARNYDRVKEAFLFTVKVGLIFSIAMSILGYIFSPNIVAFFRKEDLEVIEIGTLAMRMQFLVLILQPLFVSTNMLLQSTGYAIRATFLASNRQGLYFLPLIFTLPHLFGLRGIALTQPLADISSFITAIPFLYCFWKTLKK, encoded by the coding sequence ATGACTTCTCACCCTATACCAAGTCTCATTATTAATCTTGCCATATCAACCATACTAAGCATGATCGTTGTTGCCGCATACAATACCGCTGACACCTACTTCGTATCTAAATTGGGAACAAGTGCCACTGGTGCTGTCGGCGTAGTGTTCTCTGTTATGGCACTTCTCCAAGCTATAGGCTTTACATTTGGAACCGGTTCCGCAAGTATAATATCCAGAAAACTTGGCGCTCATGACATAAAAACAGCCGAAAGAACTGCTTCTACAGCCTTCTTTCTAGCTTTAATATTTGGCATAATAATTACTATTTTCGGTATTCTTTTTCTTGATGAATTTATGCTTCGAGTCGGTGCCACAAAAACAATTCTTCCCTATGCAAAAGACTATGCAAAATACATACTCTTAGGTGCACCTATAATATGCACTTCTTTTGTAATGAATAATATTTTAAGGGCTGAGGGTAAGGCTACATTAGCCATGTTAGGACTTACTGCGGGGGCCATAATAAATATCGCGTTAGATCCAATATTTATTTTTACATTTAATTTAGGCGTATCAGGAGCTGCAATAGCTACATTAATATCACAATTAATAAGCTTTCTGCTGCTTATATCATTTTTTATAAATAGGAAAAGCAGCATGAAAATTAAACTCAAATATTTATCAAAAAAACCGCGAGAATACCTGGATATTTTACTATTAGGCTCCCCCTCTCTCTTTAGACAAGGGCTTGCCAGTCTTTCAGCGATAGCACTTAATGTGGCCGCTGCCGTTTATGGTGATGCGGCAATCGCAGCCATGTCAATAGTTAGCCGCGTTTTTATGTTTGCTCTATCAATAATAGTTGGCTTGGGACACGGTTTTATGCCGGTAGTGGGATTTAATTACGGAGCTAGAAACTACGATCGTGTGAAAGAGGCGTTTTTGTTCACTGTAAAAGTAGGGCTCATATTTTCTATTGCCATGTCAATCTTAGGATACATCTTTTCTCCGAATATAGTGGCTTTCTTTAGGAAAGAAGATTTAGAAGTAATAGAGATAGGCACACTAGCAATGAGAATGCAGTTTCTTGTTTTAATCCTACAACCGCTTTTTGTTTCGACGAACATGCTTTTACAATCTACAGGATACGCTATCAGAGCCACATTCCTAGCATCCAATCGCCAGGGCTTGTACTTTCTTCCGTTAATCTTTACTCTTCCACATCTATTTGGCCTAAGGGGTATTGCACTAACCCAGCCGCTTGCTGACATTTCATCATTTATTACTGCTATTCCCTTTCTGTACTGTTTTTGGAAAACGTTAAAAAAATAA
- a CDS encoding F420-0--gamma-glutamyl ligase — protein sequence MRYVGAVSRGIRLPIVTKCENLVKVISDNIIAASKSERDPFVIRDRDVIGVTESLLARAQGNFVSIDDISEDIRNKVPDGDVSIVFPIMSRNRFLIPLQGIVNGVKGRVHLFLSYPSDEVGNEIIDPMNFYLNEKKLKNETFDEKEYYEVFGEYKHSFTGVNYVDLYKSINPEKVSIYFTNNPLSALDYSNTVIVASIHARKLHKEILENAGANVISLDEICSTPVRAGAGYNKMYGLLGSNYMNDTSVKLLPQDSDVFVRELQDDIKKRTGKKVEVLVYGDGAFKDPVCGIWELADPVVSPGFTDGLLGVPKEIKFKYVADNAKDIDPSVAVREAIESKADLKKFSQYALGTTPRRITDLLGSLCDLTSGSGDKGTPIVYIQGYFDSYLDD from the coding sequence ATGCGTTATGTAGGAGCAGTTTCTAGAGGTATTAGACTGCCGATAGTAACTAAATGTGAAAATTTAGTAAAAGTAATTTCAGATAACATAATTGCCGCTTCAAAAAGTGAAAGAGATCCCTTTGTCATCAGAGATAGAGATGTCATAGGAGTTACAGAATCTCTTCTTGCAAGAGCACAGGGAAACTTTGTTTCTATTGACGATATTTCTGAAGATATTAGAAACAAAGTCCCCGATGGAGATGTCTCCATCGTATTCCCCATAATGAGCAGAAATAGATTCCTTATCCCGTTACAGGGTATCGTTAACGGAGTTAAGGGTCGTGTGCATTTATTCCTGTCTTATCCGTCGGATGAGGTGGGCAACGAAATCATTGACCCCATGAATTTTTATTTAAATGAAAAGAAACTTAAAAATGAGACCTTTGATGAAAAGGAATATTACGAAGTTTTTGGTGAGTATAAACATTCGTTCACCGGAGTGAACTATGTGGATCTTTATAAGTCGATTAATCCAGAAAAAGTATCAATATATTTTACCAATAACCCGCTTTCGGCTCTTGATTATTCCAATACGGTGATAGTCGCAAGTATCCATGCTAGAAAACTGCATAAAGAGATACTCGAAAATGCGGGTGCAAACGTGATTTCTTTAGATGAGATTTGCAGTACCCCTGTTAGAGCGGGTGCCGGATATAATAAAATGTATGGTCTGCTTGGTTCAAATTACATGAACGATACATCAGTAAAGCTTTTGCCACAGGACAGCGACGTCTTTGTAAGGGAATTACAGGATGATATTAAAAAGCGTACGGGGAAAAAAGTAGAAGTGCTTGTCTATGGTGACGGAGCATTTAAGGATCCTGTTTGCGGCATTTGGGAATTGGCCGATCCGGTCGTTTCTCCGGGTTTTACGGATGGACTACTGGGAGTGCCGAAAGAAATAAAATTTAAGTACGTTGCAGACAATGCTAAGGATATAGATCCTTCTGTCGCAGTGAGAGAAGCAATTGAGTCAAAAGCGGACTTAAAGAAGTTCAGTCAATATGCATTGGGAACTACTCCCAGACGGATAACAGACTTATTAGGGTCGTTGTGCGACCTGACTTCAGGATCGGGAGATAAAGGAACACCCATCGTGTATATACAGGGCTATTTTGATAGTTATTTGGATGATTAA